From the genome of Brienomyrus brachyistius isolate T26 chromosome 8, BBRACH_0.4, whole genome shotgun sequence, one region includes:
- the amigo3 gene encoding amphoterin-induced protein 3 produces MIFAQSVAGLALLMLPLLRLAVANCPPGCLCACDILSCGSGGLEKLPSHIPASTASLDLSHNRLTRLEEAAFLGLPRLDSVRLAHNRLTGLAPGTFQNATSIRHLDLSSNELHVVEHHYFQELVSLEELLLFNNRITRVESRALAGMGSLHRAYLSHNRLTDFPFFSIQEHSHPFLGTLDLSSNRMSRLPMEDIAALPTYVQSGLFLHNNTLICECAMYGMFRRWEQRGFGSVRDYKEEHTCLVFGERRASIRFFQHGRFFKNCTLPPEGTPGAPETSLTAFVGDPVLLDCKTSMRGHRLSFLWISPHQEYIIPPGNNGTLRMYVNGSLEIMEARIEDSGIYLCMALDRQRLRNETWEVNVTVTTRYVEVEPFNTGFTTLLGCVVSLVLVLMYLYLTPCRCWCHRRPSPPGPTSPANECSAQSSMLTPTPPATTEGPGRKAGSSKHVVFLEPIKEVQNGRLRPSLAPEHPKLTQLRGEADSISPVFSDATIVP; encoded by the coding sequence ATGATCTTTGCTCAGAGCGTGGCGGGACTCGCGCTGCTGATGTTACCGCTGCTGCGGCTGGCTGTGGCCAACTGCCCTCCCGGCTGCCTGTGCGCCTGCGATATCCTGAGCTGCGGATCAGGGGGCCTGGAGAAGCTGCCTTCACACATCCCCGCATCCACGGCCAGCCTGGACCTCAGCCACAACCGGCTGACTCGCCTGGAGGAGGCCGCCTTCTTGGGCCTGCCCCGACTGGACAGCGTGCGCCTCGCGCACAACCGACTGACCGGGCTCGCTCCTGGAACTTTCCAGAACGCCACCAGCATCCGCCACCTGGACCTGTCCTCCAACGAGCTGCATGTAGTGGAACATCACTACTTCCAGGAGCTAGTCAGTCTAGAGGAACTGCTGCTCTTCAACAACCGCATCACGCGGGTAGAGAGCAGGGCTCTGGCTGGCATGGGGAGCTTGCACCGGGCCTACCTCAGCCACAACCGGCTGACGGACTTCCCCTTCTTCTCCATACAGGAGCACAGCCACCCTTTCCTGGGCACCCTGGACCTGTCCTCCAATCGCATGTCCAGGCTGCCTATGGAGGACATCGCAGCCCTGCCCACGTATGTACAGAGCGGCCTGTTCCTCCACAACAACACGCTGATCTGCGAATGCGCCATGTACGGAATGTTCCGCCGCTGGGAGCAGCGGGGCTTTGGCTCCGTGAGGGACTACAAGGAGGAGCACACGTGCCTGGTGTTCGGGGAGCGCCGTGCCTCCATCCGCTTCTTCCAGCACGGCCGCTTCTTCAAGAACTGCACCTTGCCACCAGAGGgcacaccgggcgcgcccgagACCAGTCTAACGGCCTTCGTCGGGGATCCAGTGCTGCTGGACTGCAAGACATCCATGCGGGGGCACCGCCTCTCCTTCCTGTGGATCTCCCCACACCAAGAGTACATCATTCCACCAGGCAACAACGGCACCCTGCGCATGTATGTCAACGGCAGCCTGGAGATCATGGAGGCGCGGATAGAAGATTCCGGCATCTACCTGTGCATGGCGCTTGACCGGCAGCGGCTGCGCAACGAGACGTGGGAGGTGAACGTGACGGTGACCACGCGATACGTCGAGGTGGAGCCTTTCAATACGGGCTTCACCACCCTGCTGGGCTGCGTGGTCAGCCTGGTACTGGTGCTGATGTACCTCTACCTTACGCCTTGCCGCTGCTGGTGCCATAGGCGGCCGTCACCACCCGGGCCCACCAGCCCCGCCAACGAGTGCAGTGCCCAATCCTCCATGCTGACCCCCACGCCGCCGGCCACCACCGAGGGACCCGGGCGGAAGGCGGGCAGCAGCAAGCATGTGGTCTTCCTGGAGCCCATTAAGGAGGTCCAGAATGGGCGTCTGCGGCCGTCGCTGGCTCCGGAGCATCCCAAACTCACGCAGCTGCGGGGGGAAGCCGACTCCATCAGCCCGGTGTTCTCGGACGCTACCATCGTGCCGTAG